Proteins co-encoded in one uncultured Draconibacterium sp. genomic window:
- a CDS encoding glycerol-3-phosphate dehydrogenase/oxidase, whose translation MKRHKQLRKAKAPGKWDIVVIGGGASGLGVALESATRKYKTLLLEGADFAKGTSSRSTKLVHGGVRYLAQGDISLVLEALRERGLMRQNAPHLVKNQSFIIPNYEWWGGPFYTIGLKVYDMMAGKLGLGPSVHLTKQETLEALPTLKEEGLTGGVIYHDGQFDDARLSVNLAQTIIDYDGVAVNYTKVTNLLKDKDGMICGVKVKDMIDGDEFEVSAKVVVNATGVFTDEILQMDEPGSPKKVVPSQGIHFVLDHEFLSGDHAIMIPKTDDGRVLFAVPWRGKVVVGTTDTLVEEASLEPRALEEEIEFILNTAGRYLTRPPKRSDVRSIFAGLRPLAAPEEEGKKTKEISRSHKVIVSLSGLITITGGKWTTYRKMGEDTVNNAVILAGLKEKPCITENLAIHGYTKNIDLNDHFYVYGSEAKAIKEMIEDNPKLSEKLHDRLDFTVAEIVWACRKEMAMNLDDMLARRVRALYLDARAAEEMAPKVAKIMAKELGRDNAWVEQQIKEFSALAHGYYL comes from the coding sequence ATGAAACGACATAAACAGCTACGTAAAGCCAAAGCTCCGGGGAAATGGGATATTGTGGTTATTGGCGGAGGTGCATCGGGACTCGGCGTAGCACTGGAATCTGCAACCAGAAAATATAAAACGCTGTTACTGGAAGGAGCTGATTTTGCCAAGGGAACATCAAGCAGAAGTACCAAGTTGGTGCATGGTGGAGTACGCTATCTCGCCCAGGGGGATATTTCATTGGTTTTAGAAGCATTGCGCGAACGTGGGTTGATGCGCCAAAATGCTCCTCACCTGGTTAAAAACCAATCATTCATTATTCCGAATTACGAATGGTGGGGAGGACCGTTTTACACCATTGGACTAAAAGTTTACGACATGATGGCAGGGAAGCTTGGTCTGGGACCTTCCGTTCACCTTACAAAACAAGAAACGCTTGAAGCTCTGCCCACGCTTAAAGAAGAAGGCTTAACAGGTGGCGTAATTTATCATGATGGCCAATTCGACGATGCCAGGCTTTCGGTAAACCTTGCACAAACAATTATCGATTACGATGGTGTTGCAGTTAATTACACTAAGGTTACCAATTTACTTAAAGACAAAGACGGGATGATATGCGGGGTAAAAGTTAAAGATATGATTGATGGTGATGAATTTGAGGTAAGCGCTAAAGTGGTTGTAAATGCCACCGGTGTATTTACCGATGAGATTTTACAGATGGACGAACCCGGTTCACCCAAAAAAGTTGTTCCCAGTCAGGGGATTCATTTTGTGCTCGATCATGAATTTCTCTCGGGAGACCATGCTATTATGATTCCCAAAACCGATGATGGCCGCGTACTTTTTGCCGTCCCTTGGCGCGGAAAAGTAGTTGTTGGAACAACCGACACCCTTGTTGAAGAGGCAAGTCTTGAACCACGAGCATTGGAAGAAGAAATTGAATTTATTCTGAACACGGCCGGACGCTATCTTACACGACCACCAAAAAGGAGCGATGTAAGGAGCATATTTGCAGGACTTCGTCCGCTTGCTGCACCTGAAGAAGAGGGCAAAAAAACGAAAGAGATTTCACGAAGCCATAAGGTAATTGTGAGCTTGTCGGGATTAATTACCATAACCGGCGGCAAGTGGACGACTTATCGCAAAATGGGAGAAGACACCGTTAACAATGCTGTAATTCTTGCCGGGCTAAAAGAAAAACCTTGCATTACCGAAAACCTGGCCATTCATGGATACACAAAGAACATCGACCTTAATGATCATTTTTATGTTTACGGTTCGGAAGCCAAAGCCATCAAAGAAATGATAGAAGACAATCCGAAACTGAGTGAAAAATTACATGATCGGCTTGATTTTACAGTTGCAGAAATTGTTTGGGCATGTAGAAAAGAAATGGCCATGAACCTTGACGACATGTTGGCCCGACGGGTAAGAGCACTCTATCTGGATGCACGTGCAGCCGAGGAAATGGCCCCAAAAGTGGCAAAAATAATGGCCAAAGAATTAGGTAGAGATAATGCATGGGTTGAGCAGCAGATAAAAGAATTTTCAGCATTGGCACATGGCTATTATCTTTAA
- a CDS encoding MIP/aquaporin family protein, with the protein MNEFVAEIIATMIMILLGNGVVANVVLKDTKGHNSGWIVISLGWGLAVMMAVIVAGPISGAHLNPAVTLGLAIGGLFPWPKVPVYIAGEIIGAMLGAILVWFSYHDHFKANNDKAGFLGVFATTPAIRNHKKNFLTELIGTFVLIFVIFYITDFKFETLQLQSVEVGLGSIGALPVALLVTAIGLSLGGPTGYAINPARDLGPRIIHSLLKSPNKGNSDWAYAWVPILGPITGAALAAGLFLLC; encoded by the coding sequence ATGAATGAATTTGTAGCTGAAATAATTGCCACCATGATAATGATTCTTCTGGGAAACGGGGTGGTAGCAAATGTGGTATTAAAAGATACCAAAGGCCATAACAGCGGGTGGATCGTAATTTCGCTGGGATGGGGATTAGCGGTAATGATGGCAGTAATTGTAGCCGGGCCGATAAGTGGAGCCCACTTAAATCCTGCTGTAACGCTCGGCCTTGCAATTGGCGGACTCTTTCCCTGGCCCAAAGTTCCGGTTTATATTGCCGGAGAAATTATCGGAGCCATGCTTGGAGCTATATTAGTTTGGTTTTCTTACCACGATCATTTTAAGGCCAATAATGATAAAGCCGGTTTTTTGGGCGTATTTGCCACTACTCCTGCCATCAGGAATCATAAAAAGAATTTCCTAACCGAGCTCATAGGTACCTTTGTTTTAATATTTGTAATCTTTTACATCACCGATTTCAAATTTGAAACGCTTCAGCTGCAATCGGTTGAGGTTGGTTTAGGATCAATTGGTGCACTTCCGGTTGCTCTTTTGGTAACAGCAATCGGGCTAAGTTTAGGTGGCCCAACCGGTTATGCAATAAATCCTGCACGAGATTTGGGACCTCGAATTATACATAGTCTCTTAAAATCTCCGAATAAGGGCAATTCAGACTGGGCATATGCCTGGGTACCTATTCTGGGGCCAATTACCGGTGCTGCGCTTGCTGCCGGATTATTTTTACTCTGTTAG
- a CDS encoding amidohydrolase family protein — protein MTTYYDIHCHIFNKDVIIRRLVNVVQSLLAIKDMVDKGVTSAELKFKIDGINRTLQDVTQESSEDVFEALDKVYQGNVVTTPLMFDLTYADDNDDDENHNRRYRKRIKRIFWLLSVALPFIKARVNRKIKSNELAEAFDKIRENVKEFENNFDRKSDEEVEIFDNANYAQQIADLEYLAGKYETIKPFFSIDPRREYKGKVNLVDKLKEKIIAEDGRFAGVKLYAPAGFSPTDAVLMGSSGKPGIYALCQEHKVPITVHNSNGGFACLSSVLKVRGEVLLNGNIVKPKKPLVFDERFFSRKVHKAIAERAKKLNHPQLWELVLKKYPDLTINFAHFGGSNQIMDYINYNFPEEQKRVDEEEFEDAIMSLSKKNKELIRNAYTLKRKKRILRDDLTLAERAEVWNALYRTGFIDNWAKAIFDIVKNPKYPNAYTDLSCFSEGTVIESPGSQEMVFSIRETLSTFKTSFFDKLTDYEKSKILYGSDYYLTQFFGPSMEQYFSDFKAAFGDDFETIASINPTRFLNL, from the coding sequence ATGACAACCTACTACGACATTCATTGCCACATTTTTAACAAAGACGTAATCATTCGTCGACTGGTTAATGTAGTGCAATCTTTACTCGCCATAAAAGACATGGTGGACAAGGGAGTAACATCTGCAGAGTTAAAATTTAAAATCGACGGTATTAACAGAACACTGCAGGATGTTACCCAGGAATCGAGCGAAGATGTGTTTGAAGCGCTCGACAAAGTTTACCAGGGAAATGTAGTGACTACTCCCCTGATGTTTGACTTAACTTACGCCGACGATAACGACGATGATGAGAACCATAACAGACGCTATCGAAAACGGATTAAACGAATTTTTTGGTTGCTATCAGTGGCCTTACCCTTTATAAAAGCCCGCGTAAACAGGAAAATTAAAAGTAATGAATTGGCAGAAGCTTTTGATAAAATAAGGGAAAATGTAAAAGAGTTTGAAAATAATTTCGATCGGAAATCGGATGAAGAAGTAGAGATTTTCGACAATGCAAATTACGCACAACAAATTGCCGACCTGGAGTATTTGGCCGGAAAATATGAAACCATAAAACCTTTTTTCAGTATAGATCCGCGTCGTGAATATAAAGGAAAAGTCAACCTCGTAGACAAACTAAAAGAAAAGATTATCGCCGAAGATGGTCGATTTGCAGGAGTTAAACTGTATGCACCGGCCGGCTTTTCTCCAACCGACGCAGTTTTAATGGGCTCTTCAGGAAAACCGGGCATTTATGCATTGTGTCAGGAACATAAAGTTCCAATAACCGTGCATAATTCAAACGGTGGTTTTGCCTGCCTTTCATCTGTTCTTAAAGTGCGTGGCGAAGTGCTTTTAAACGGCAACATTGTAAAACCCAAAAAGCCGCTTGTTTTCGACGAACGCTTTTTTAGCCGCAAAGTGCACAAGGCAATTGCCGAGCGGGCAAAAAAATTAAATCATCCTCAGTTATGGGAACTGGTACTAAAAAAATATCCCGATTTGACCATCAATTTTGCGCATTTTGGTGGCAGTAACCAAATTATGGATTACATAAATTACAATTTCCCGGAAGAACAAAAAAGGGTTGACGAAGAGGAATTTGAAGATGCAATTATGTCGCTATCGAAAAAAAACAAGGAACTCATTCGAAATGCCTATACCTTAAAACGCAAAAAAAGAATTCTGCGCGATGACCTTACTCTTGCAGAACGTGCTGAAGTGTGGAATGCATTATACCGAACCGGATTTATTGACAACTGGGCAAAAGCCATATTCGATATCGTTAAAAATCCGAAGTACCCGAATGCTTACACCGATTTATCGTGTTTTTCTGAAGGTACGGTTATTGAATCACCTGGCAGCCAGGAAATGGTATTTAGCATCCGTGAAACACTGAGCACTTTTAAAACCAGTTTCTTCGACAAACTTACCGATTACGAAAAATCAAAGATTCTTTATGGCTCTGATTATTACCTTACTCAATTTTTTGGTCCAAGTATGGAACAATATTTCTCTGATTTCAAAGCTGCCTTTGGAGATGACTTTGAAACGATTGCCAGCATTAATCCAACACGTTTCCTAAACCTTTAA
- a CDS encoding TIGR02594 family protein: protein MEDLLKIAFAELGTEEIVGSEHNPEVLKYADETGIAGITTDEIPWCSNFVNWVAMKAGLQYSKKPNARSWLNVGVKTINPEPGDVVVFWRDSPESWKGHVGFFLGVSTDKKRVYCLGGNQGNRVSVSAYRINTVLSFQRLAARQQLVIPDPVLQKGSKGAEVVALQDALKLLNINVGTSDGDFGPKTANGVKELQTRKPELEINGVYDNETRNLLESLFQA from the coding sequence ATGGAAGACTTATTAAAGATAGCTTTTGCCGAACTGGGAACAGAAGAAATAGTCGGCTCAGAACACAATCCGGAAGTTTTAAAATATGCCGATGAAACTGGTATTGCAGGAATTACAACTGATGAGATTCCGTGGTGCAGCAATTTTGTTAACTGGGTAGCTATGAAAGCCGGGTTGCAGTACTCGAAAAAACCTAATGCCCGATCGTGGTTAAATGTTGGTGTGAAAACCATAAATCCGGAACCGGGCGATGTGGTCGTTTTCTGGCGCGACAGTCCCGAGTCGTGGAAAGGGCATGTTGGCTTTTTCCTTGGCGTTTCTACCGATAAAAAGCGAGTCTACTGTCTGGGCGGAAACCAGGGAAACCGCGTTTCTGTCTCGGCTTATCGAATAAATACCGTATTATCTTTTCAGCGATTAGCAGCACGGCAACAGCTTGTTATTCCCGATCCGGTATTACAAAAAGGCAGCAAAGGAGCTGAAGTTGTTGCCCTGCAAGATGCACTGAAACTCCTGAATATAAATGTGGGGACTTCTGATGGCGACTTTGGCCCCAAAACAGCGAACGGAGTAAAAGAACTGCAAACCAGAAAACCGGAACTGGAAATAAACGGTGTTTATGATAATGAAACCCGCAATCTCCTTGAATCACTTTTTCAGGCCTGA
- a CDS encoding O-acetyl-ADP-ribose deacetylase, with protein sequence MSIIRLHRGDITQLNVDAIVNAANKTLLGGGGVDGAIHRAAGPQLLKECRQLNGCETGDAKITKGYNLQAKYVIHTVGPVYNGGKYAEAEKLASCYLRSLEVALQNQAKSIAFPNISTGIYGYPKYEAAQIATQTVNDFLPVNSEIDELIFCVFDEENYKIYSTLLDY encoded by the coding sequence ATGAGTATTATACGATTACATCGGGGCGATATTACCCAATTAAATGTTGATGCTATTGTTAATGCTGCCAACAAAACATTGTTGGGCGGAGGTGGTGTTGATGGCGCCATTCACCGGGCAGCCGGCCCGCAACTTTTAAAAGAATGCCGGCAACTGAATGGCTGCGAAACCGGCGATGCTAAAATTACAAAGGGATACAATCTTCAGGCTAAATACGTGATTCACACAGTTGGCCCGGTTTACAATGGAGGAAAATATGCCGAAGCGGAAAAACTGGCATCTTGCTATCTCCGTAGTCTTGAAGTGGCGCTCCAAAACCAGGCAAAAAGTATTGCTTTTCCTAACATTAGTACAGGAATTTATGGTTACCCAAAATACGAAGCGGCGCAAATTGCCACCCAAACTGTAAATGATTTTCTTCCTGTTAATTCAGAGATTGATGAGCTGATTTTTTGTGTATTTGATGAAGAGAATTATAAGATTTACAGCACACTGCTAGATTACTAA
- a CDS encoding N-acetylmuramoyl-L-alanine amidase-like domain-containing protein — translation MRTKFFLLSITVIFCFSIQSALSVTKKEDKKIVERIISELKEQNSKSTAELVVEAGKLLMNTPYVANTLETTPEQLVINLRELDCTTFAENCLALARTCKSTNPSFDVFKKELQHIRYRNGEIDGYPSRLHYFSDWIADNDTKQIVESVSRSICNIKFDKTINFMSHHPDSYKALSKNAVFLAAIDKQEKQLTKSDKCYIPTEKLEALKHLLKNGDIIGITTNIDGLDITHVGIIVFKGDELHFMHASSKAEKVIVSEETLYTYLSNRKSATGVMVARPL, via the coding sequence ATGAGAACGAAATTCTTTCTGCTTTCCATCACTGTTATATTCTGTTTTTCTATCCAATCAGCCTTGAGTGTAACTAAAAAAGAGGATAAAAAAATTGTTGAACGTATTATTTCTGAATTAAAAGAACAGAATTCAAAATCAACGGCAGAGCTGGTTGTTGAAGCAGGAAAATTACTTATGAATACGCCATATGTGGCCAACACACTGGAAACGACACCCGAACAATTGGTAATTAATTTACGCGAACTGGACTGTACTACCTTTGCTGAAAACTGTCTGGCATTGGCAAGAACCTGCAAAAGCACAAATCCATCCTTCGATGTTTTTAAAAAAGAGCTGCAACATATTCGCTATCGAAATGGAGAAATCGACGGCTACCCATCTCGACTGCACTATTTTAGCGACTGGATTGCAGACAACGACACGAAACAGATTGTTGAATCGGTCTCACGTTCTATTTGTAATATTAAATTCGACAAAACGATAAACTTTATGAGTCATCATCCAGATAGCTATAAGGCATTATCTAAAAATGCTGTTTTTCTGGCGGCCATCGACAAGCAGGAAAAACAACTTACAAAAAGCGATAAATGTTATATCCCTACTGAAAAACTGGAAGCGCTTAAACACTTACTTAAAAATGGAGATATTATTGGAATTACAACCAATATTGACGGACTTGATATTACCCATGTTGGTATAATCGTTTTTAAAGGCGATGAATTACATTTTATGCATGCATCATCAAAAGCGGAAAAAGTAATTGTATCAGAAGAGACGCTTTATACATACCTGAGTAACCGAAAGTCTGCAACCGGAGTTATGGTTGCAAGGCCGTTGTAA
- a CDS encoding VOC family protein — translation MKKSLFSLSLILFACFSMAQSNFSKSAIGVGVVVEDLEKSIDFYTNVIGMVKTGEFSVSQEKCTELGLTDSYQLDVTIMKLEDTEEASEWKLMSLGTKAKHPKQKFMSDDTGMQYITLMVKHLQPVLDRVEKHNVKILSGKPSQNGENSFFLLVQDPDGTFIELIGPM, via the coding sequence ATGAAAAAAAGTCTGTTTTCTCTTTCCCTAATTTTATTTGCGTGTTTTTCAATGGCACAGAGCAATTTCAGTAAATCGGCAATAGGTGTTGGTGTTGTAGTTGAAGACCTTGAAAAATCGATCGATTTTTATACCAATGTTATTGGAATGGTAAAAACCGGTGAATTTTCAGTGTCGCAGGAAAAATGCACCGAACTGGGACTTACCGACAGTTATCAGCTGGATGTTACCATAATGAAATTGGAAGATACTGAAGAAGCCAGCGAATGGAAACTGATGAGTTTGGGCACAAAAGCCAAGCACCCTAAACAAAAGTTTATGAGCGACGATACCGGGATGCAGTACATCACTTTAATGGTAAAACACCTGCAGCCAGTTTTAGACCGAGTAGAAAAACACAACGTCAAAATATTAAGCGGTAAACCGTCGCAAAACGGCGAGAACAGTTTTTTTCTTTTGGTACAAGATCCTGACGGAACTTTTATCGAATTGATTGGGCCAATGTAG
- a CDS encoding hemolysin III family protein: protein MKKKVEAGYRTLSIGEEIFNSITHGIGTLLSIAALVILVVVAAIKGNAWHVVSFSIFGSSLVLLYLSSTLYHSFTREKLKNLFVRFDHAAIFLLIAGTYTPFVLTTIRGALGWSLFGIIWGLAITGMVIRSIYLTRFRKLMVGIYLAMGWMFLMAIGPIVRNLPASSVAFLFIGGACYSIGVIFYAWRGLKYGHGIWHLFVLAGSIMHFFSVFYSLH from the coding sequence ATGAAAAAGAAAGTTGAAGCCGGATACAGAACATTATCGATTGGTGAAGAAATATTCAATAGTATCACTCACGGAATAGGAACGCTTTTAAGTATTGCTGCCCTGGTTATTTTGGTTGTTGTTGCAGCCATAAAAGGTAATGCATGGCACGTGGTGAGTTTCAGTATTTTTGGGAGTAGTTTGGTTTTACTTTACCTCTCGTCAACGTTATATCACAGTTTTACGCGTGAAAAACTTAAGAACCTCTTTGTCCGTTTTGATCATGCAGCCATCTTTCTGCTCATTGCAGGAACCTATACGCCGTTTGTATTAACAACTATTCGCGGAGCACTGGGCTGGTCTCTTTTTGGAATTATTTGGGGACTGGCGATAACCGGAATGGTTATCCGTTCAATCTATTTAACGCGGTTTAGAAAGCTAATGGTTGGTATTTATCTGGCCATGGGTTGGATGTTTTTAATGGCAATTGGTCCAATTGTACGGAATTTGCCTGCATCTAGCGTTGCCTTTTTATTTATTGGTGGAGCCTGTTACTCTATTGGGGTAATATTTTACGCATGGCGAGGGTTAAAATACGGTCATGGAATTTGGCACCTGTTTGTTTTGGCGGGTAGCATCATGCATTTCTTTTCGGTATTTTACAGTCTGCATTAA
- the trxB gene encoding thioredoxin-disulfide reductase yields MFKPLDINDNNENNNVEPTDVEKVKCLIVGSGPAGYTAAIYAARANLSPVMYEGLQPGGQLTTTTEVENYPGYPEGVTGPVMMEDLKKQAQRFGTDVRWGMATKVDFSGEIHKVWIDDTKLIEAETVIIATGATAKYLGLEDEKKYAGGGVSACATCDGFFYKGKDVAVVGGGDTAAEEAMYLAGLCNKVYLIVRRDVLRASRVMAERVKKTPNVEILWKHQAKGLIGDNGVVEGATLVKNLGEEGEEEVNIKIDGFFLAIGHKPNSDIFADYVDTDDVGYILTTPGTSKTKTPGVFACGDVQDSQYRQAVTAAGSGCMAAIDAERYLSEKHS; encoded by the coding sequence ATGTTTAAACCACTTGATATTAACGATAACAACGAGAATAACAACGTTGAACCAACCGACGTAGAAAAAGTAAAATGCTTAATTGTAGGGTCGGGGCCTGCAGGTTATACTGCTGCTATTTACGCAGCGCGTGCCAATTTAAGTCCGGTAATGTACGAAGGATTACAACCGGGAGGTCAGTTAACAACTACCACTGAAGTTGAGAACTACCCGGGATATCCGGAAGGTGTTACTGGTCCGGTAATGATGGAAGACCTAAAAAAGCAAGCACAACGTTTTGGCACCGATGTGCGTTGGGGAATGGCAACAAAAGTTGATTTCTCGGGAGAAATTCATAAAGTGTGGATTGACGACACGAAACTGATTGAGGCCGAAACTGTGATTATTGCAACCGGAGCAACAGCAAAATATTTAGGGCTGGAAGATGAGAAAAAGTATGCCGGTGGTGGAGTATCTGCCTGTGCAACCTGCGACGGATTTTTCTACAAAGGAAAAGATGTTGCTGTAGTTGGAGGTGGTGATACTGCTGCCGAAGAAGCTATGTATTTAGCCGGTTTGTGTAACAAAGTTTACTTGATAGTTCGTCGCGACGTGCTTCGTGCTTCGCGCGTTATGGCGGAGCGTGTAAAGAAAACACCAAATGTTGAAATTCTCTGGAAACATCAGGCAAAAGGTTTGATTGGAGATAACGGCGTTGTTGAAGGAGCAACACTGGTTAAAAATCTTGGAGAGGAAGGAGAAGAGGAAGTTAATATTAAAATTGACGGTTTCTTTTTGGCAATTGGGCATAAACCAAATTCAGACATTTTTGCCGATTACGTAGATACCGACGATGTTGGCTACATTTTAACCACGCCGGGAACATCAAAAACAAAAACACCGGGAGTTTTTGCCTGTGGCGATGTTCAGGATTCGCAATACCGTCAGGCGGTTACTGCTGCCGGATCGGGCTGTATGGCTGCTATTGATGCTGAGCGTTACCTTTCGGAAAAACATTCATAA